A window of Ignavibacterium sp. contains these coding sequences:
- a CDS encoding 8-oxo-dGTP diphosphatase produces MKLATLCYVLDQNTNSTLMIYRNKKQNDYHEGKWNGLGGKFEQGESPEECAIREIEEESGLKVKSVNMKGFITFPLFDGKDDWYVFLFTADEFEGDLIDSPEGHLEWIPNDKLTEINLWEGDKIFIPWLFQEKFFSAKFNYEDGKFVGYDVNFY; encoded by the coding sequence ATGAAACTCGCAACTCTCTGTTATGTTCTTGACCAAAATACTAATTCAACTTTAATGATTTACCGGAACAAAAAACAAAACGATTATCACGAAGGCAAATGGAACGGGCTCGGCGGAAAGTTTGAACAAGGAGAATCACCCGAAGAATGTGCAATTAGAGAAATTGAAGAAGAAAGCGGACTGAAAGTAAAATCTGTTAATATGAAAGGTTTCATTACCTTTCCTTTATTTGATGGTAAAGATGATTGGTATGTTTTTCTTTTTACCGCTGATGAATTTGAAGGAGATTTGATTGATTCGCCGGAAGGACATCTTGAGTGGATACCAAATGATAAACTTACAGAAATAAATCTTTGGGAAGGAGATAAAATTTTTATTCCGTGGTTATTTCAGGAAAAGTTCTTTAGTGCAAAGTTTAATTATGAAGATGGAAAGTTTGTTGGGTATGATGTTAATTTTTATTGA
- the rfaD gene encoding ADP-glyceromanno-heptose 6-epimerase yields the protein MIVVTGGAGFIGSAIVWRLNNLGNDKIIIVDELGTTEKWKNLVGLKFQEFIHKNDFINSIVEDSIEFPVEAIIHMGANSSTTEKDADHLFSNNYLYTQELARYCLSKEIRFIYASSAATYGDGSLGFDDDESKLESLRPLNMYGYSKQLFDLWAKRNNVLDKIVGIKYFNVYGPNEYHKGDMRSVVHKAFEQVRDTGKVRLFKSLNPQYKDGEQMRDFVYVKDAVDMTLHFLEHKDQNGIYNVGSGKARTWIDLVTALFNAVGKPVNIEFIDLPEHLREKYQYFTEANLSKIKRAGYNKSITSLEDGVTDYVKNYLLKNLYLGY from the coding sequence ATGATAGTTGTAACTGGTGGCGCTGGTTTTATCGGAAGCGCTATTGTGTGGAGATTAAATAATCTCGGGAATGATAAGATTATTATCGTTGACGAGCTCGGCACTACAGAAAAGTGGAAAAATCTTGTCGGATTAAAGTTTCAGGAGTTTATTCACAAAAATGATTTTATTAACTCTATAGTTGAAGACTCTATTGAATTTCCTGTTGAAGCAATAATTCATATGGGAGCCAACTCTTCTACTACAGAAAAAGACGCAGATCACCTTTTTTCGAATAACTATCTCTATACTCAGGAACTTGCCAGGTATTGTTTATCAAAAGAGATTAGATTTATCTATGCTTCCTCTGCAGCAACATACGGAGATGGCTCGCTTGGTTTCGATGATGATGAATCGAAGTTGGAAAGTCTTCGTCCATTAAATATGTATGGCTACTCAAAACAATTATTTGACCTTTGGGCAAAACGAAATAATGTTCTTGATAAAATAGTAGGAATAAAATATTTCAATGTTTACGGACCTAACGAATATCACAAGGGAGATATGCGTTCGGTTGTGCACAAAGCATTTGAACAGGTTCGTGATACAGGAAAGGTTAGATTATTCAAATCTTTAAATCCTCAATATAAAGATGGCGAGCAGATGCGTGATTTTGTTTATGTAAAGGATGCTGTTGATATGACACTTCATTTTCTTGAGCATAAAGACCAAAACGGAATTTACAATGTTGGTTCCGGAAAAGCTCGCACCTGGATTGATCTTGTAACAGCTTTATTCAATGCTGTTGGTAAACCGGTAAACATTGAGTTTATTGATTTGCCCGAACATCTCCGGGAAAAGTATCAATACTTTACCGAAGCTAATCTTTCTAAAATCAAAAGGGCCGGATATAATAAATCAATTACTTCTTTAGAGGATGGAGTAACTGATTATGTTAAGAATTATTTACTGAAAAATTTATATCTAGGTTACTGA